One window of Canis lupus baileyi chromosome 21, mCanLup2.hap1, whole genome shotgun sequence genomic DNA carries:
- the CCDC88B gene encoding coiled-coil domain-containing protein 88B isoform X4: MARGCDGPAARRVQNLNHLWVRLRDFYQEELQLLILSPPPDLQALESDPFSEEAVEELEGILRLLLGASVQCEHRELFIRHIQGLGLEVQSELAAAIQEVTQPGAGGVLALAGPEPGDLEPPELEMLFRNLMGALLRLARERDMGAQRLAELLLEREPAPLLPEAPARSPPEGPAHHLALQLANTKAQLRRLRQELEEKAELLLDSQAEVQDLEAEIRRLRQEAQVLSGQAKRAELYREEVEALRERAGRLLRLQEELRRCRERLQVAEACKSQLEEERVLSGALEASKALLEEQLEAAQERCARLHETQRENLLLRTRLGEAHAELDTLRHQVDQLAEENVELELELQRSLEPPLGFPWEASVPGAAPSLHDEVREAEAGRLQILERENRELRGLLQLLQRQPGGQRPLLEEQSEDSLVAELDGAPQTCLASDLGPQGLAGQVEDEGTQASDPAPPVSDSALERLAVHPQASDLDLRVIERPLQLAAMAPQTSDLTLQESGPTVATQKCPENAGHGALLQIPTSVVSLQGPGLEIQAELLGGEAGESGPKAREGPASKPGPPEVSLRVQLEEQETPGQGLELPKGQRDARGDEQKLEGMIGDPAQQNPQQESEGALEAQTWQGPISGEISSGGVPEQEALREEVAQLRREAEALRAELEAQARRLEARGMEAARLSEELAQARKTEAEAHREVEAQAREQARLREAVEAAGRELEAASQEREALAEALAAAGRERRQWEREAPRLRARAETAEEQLQELESQDRRHQQEAERERQALREELEKAMVRGRELGARLEHLQSELEQAALERQEFLREQEFQHQRYQGLEQRLETELQAAAISKEEALRELKTRALQLEEELVQLRQGPEGLGLEGHAEPRTLQAQSGRLIEVERSNATLVAEKVALQGQLQHLEGQLGSLQGRAQELLLQSQRAQEYSSRLQAEKSVLEMQGQELHRKLGVLEEEVRVARQSQEETRGQQQALLRDHEALAQLQRRQEAELEGLLVRHRDLKANMRALELAHRELQGRHEQLQAQRANVEAQEVALLAERERLMQDGHRQRGLEEELRRLQSEHERAQMLLAEVSRERGELQGERGELRGRLARLELERAQLEVQSQRLRESNQQLDLSACRLTTQCELLTELRSAQEEENRQLLAEVQALSRENRELLERSLESRDHLHREQREYLDQLNALRREKQKLVEKIMDQYRVLEPGPLPRTKKGSWLADKVKRLMRPRREGGPHGGPRLGADGAGSPESLGGPPEAELSEGREADRTAASRTSEQQKILVRGHLSQSADEEAESQGGDIPCSRSHRSPSPAPMRRAQSSLCLRDETLAGGQRRKLSSRFPVGRSSESFSPGDTPRQRFRQRRPGPLGAPTSHDKGPGVGWDGSIETLSENQADANGEGLEVQEPEKHPLAPSLSQ; this comes from the exons ATGGCCAGGGGCTGTGATGGTCCTGCAGCCAGGCGGGTGCAAAACTTGAACCACCTGTGGGTCAGGCTGAGGGACTTCTACCAG GAGGAGCTGCAGCTGCTGATCCTGTCGCCGCCCCCAGACCTCCAGGCATTGGAGTCTGACCCCTTCTCAG AGGAGGCGGTGGAGGAGTTGGAAGGCATCCTCCGGCTGTTGCTGGGGGCGTCAGTGcag TGTGAGCACCGGGAACTCTTCATCCGACACATCCAGGGCCTCGGTCTTGAGGTCCAGAGTGAGCTGGCTGCTGCCATCCAGGAG GTGACCcagcctggggcaggtggggtgcTGGCGCTGGCTGGGCCTGAGCCTGGGGATCTGGAGCCGCCAGAGCTGGAGATGCTGTTCCGGAACCTGATGGGGGCTTTGTTAAGGCTGGCACGGGAGCGTGATATGGGGGCCCAG CGTCTGGCTGAACTGCTGCTGGAGAGAGAGCCAGCCCCCTTGTTGCCAGAGGCTCCTGCCAGGAGTCCCCCCGAGGGCCCAGCACACCACCTGGCCCTGCAGCTGGCCAACACCAAGGCCCAGCTGCGGCGCCTGAGGCAAGAGCT GGAGGAGAAGGCCGAGCTGCTGCTCGACTCCCAGGCGGAGGTGCAGGACTTGGAGGCCGAGATCCGAAGGCTCCGCCAGGAG GCCCAGGTGCTGTCGGGACAGGCCAAGCGGGCCGAACTGTACCGCGAGGAGGTGGAGGCCTTGCGGGAGCGGGCCGGTCGCTTGCTCCGCCTGCAGGAGGAGCTGCGACGCTGTCGCGAGCGGCTACAGGTGGCGGAGGCCTGCAAAAGCCAGCTGGAG GAGGAACGGGTGCTCTCCGGGGCTCTGGAAGCCTCCAAGGCGCTTCTGGAGGAGCAGCTGGAGGCTGCTCAAGAGCGCTGTGCTAGGCTGCATGAGACTCAGCGTGAGAATCTGCTGCTGCGGACCCGTTTGGGCGAGGCCCATGCG gagCTGGACACTCTGCGGCATCAGGTGGACCAGCTGGCAGAGGAGAAtgtggagctggagctggagcttcAGCGGAGCCTGGAGCCACCTCTGGGCTTTCCTTGGGAGG CATCTGTGCCAGGAGCAGCTCCCTCACTTCATGAtgaagtgagagaggcagaggctgggcGGCTGCAGATCCTGGAGCGGGAGAATCGGGAGCTTAGGGGTCTGCTACAGTTGCTACAAAGGCAGCCTgggggccag CGCCCCCTGCTGGAGGAGCAGAGCGAGGACTCCTTGGTTGCAGAGCTGGATGGGGCTCCTCAGACTTGCCTGGCCTCAGACCTGGGCCCCCAGGGTTTGGCTGGCCAGGTGGAGGATGAAGGCACCCAGGCCTCGGACCCGGCTCCCCCGGTATCAGACTCCGCCCTTGAGAGATTAGCTGTGCATCCCCAGGCTTCTGATTTAGACCTGCGGGTGATAGAGAGGCCCCTCCAGCTGGCTGCCATGGCCCCCCAGACCTCAGACTTGACGCTCCAGGAATCAGGCCCCACTGTAGCAACACAGAAGTGCCCAGAGAATGCTGGCCATGGAGCCCTTCTCCAGATTCCCACCTCTGTGGTCTCGCTTCAAGGTCCAGGGCTGGAAATTCAGGCCGAGCTGTTGGGAGGAGAGGCTGGAGAGTCAGGGCCCAAAGCCCGGGAGGGCCCTGCAAGCAAGCCTGGACCCCCAGAGGTCAGCCTACGTGTGCaactggaggagcaggagaccCCAGGCCAAGGGCTGGAACTACCCAAAGGGCAGAGAGATGCCAGAGGGGATGAACAGAAGCTGGAGGGGATGATTGGTGACCCAGCCCAGCAAAATCCACAGCAGGAGTCTGAGGGGGCTCTGGAGGCACAGACCTGGCAGGGGCCAATCTCAGGGGAGATCTCGTCTGGTGGAGTCCCAGAGCAAGAGGCCCTGAGGGAGGAGGTGGCACAGCTCAGGAGAGAGGCTGAGGCACTTCGGGCGGAGCTAGAGGCCCAGGCCCGGAGGCTGGAGGCCCGAGGCATGGAGGCTGCCCGCCTCTCTGAGGAGCTGGCTCAGGCACGGAAGACAGAAGCCGAGGCCCACAGGGAGGTGGAGGCCCAGGCCCGGGAACAGGCTCGGCTGCGGGAGGCAGTAGAGGCAGCAGGCCGGGAGCTGGAGGCTGCGTCTCAGGAACGAGAGGCACTGGCAGaggccctggcagccgcaggccgaGAGCGGAGACAGTGGGAGCGCGAGGCACCCAGACTCCGGGCCCGGGCTGAGACAGCTGAGGAGCAGCTGCAAgagctggagagccaggatcgccGGCACCAGcaggaggctgagagggagaggcaggccctcAGGGAG GAGCTAGAGAAGGCGATGGTGCGGGGCCGGGAGCTGGGAGCCCGGCTGGAACACCTGCAGAGTGAGCTGGAACAGGCGGCTCTGGAACGCCAGGAATTTCTGCGGGAACAAGAGTTCCAGCACCAGAG GTACCAGGGCCTGGAGCAGCGGCTGGAAACAGAGCTGCAGGCAGCAGCCATCAGCAAGGAGGAAGCCCTGAGGGAGCTCAAGACCAGGGCCctgcagctggaggaggagctggtccag CTGCGCCAGGGCCCGGAGGGGCTGGGGCTAGAGGGGCACGCTGAGCCCAGGACCCTACAGGCCCAGAGTGGGCGGCTCATCGAGGTGGAGCGCAGT AATGCAACACTGGTGGCCGAGAAGGTGGCTCTGCAGGGGCAGCTGCAGCACCTGGAGGGGCAGCTGGGAAGCCTGCAGGGGCGTGCCCAGGAGCTCCTGCTGCAGAGCCAGCGTGCGCAGGAGTACAGCAGCCGCCTGCAG GCTGAGAAGTCTGTGCTGGAGAtgcagggccaggagctgcacagGAAGCTGGGGGTGCTGGAGGAGGAGGTGCGGGTGGCACGGCAGTCCCAGGAGGAGACCCGGGGGCAGCAGCAGGCTCTGCTGCGGGATCACGAGGCACTGGCACAGCTGCAGCGGCGGCAGGAGGCCGAGCTGGAGGGACTCCTGGTCCGGCACCGCGATCTCAAGGCTAACATGCGGGCGCTGGAGCTGGCCCATCGGGAGCTGCAGGGCCG GCATGAGCAGCTGCAGGCCCAGAGGGCCAATGTGGAGGCCCAGGAGGTGGCCCTGCTGGCAGAGCGGGAACGCCTGATGCAGGATGGGCATCGGCAGCGTGGACTGGAGGAGGAGCTGCGGAGGCTGCAGAGCGAGCATGAGAG GGCTCAGATGCTGCTGGCAGAGGTGTCGCGGGAGCGGGGGGAGCTGCAGGGAGAACGTGGGGAGCTGCGGGGCCGGCTGGCGCGGCTGGAGCTGGAGCGGGCACAGCTGGAGGTGCAGAGCCAGAGACTGCGTGAATCCAACCAGCAGCTGGACCTGAGCGCCTGCCGGCTGACCACGCAGTGCGAG CTGTTGACAGAGCTCCGGAGCGCTCAGGAAGAGGAGAACCGGCAGCTGTTGGCTGAGGTGCAGGCGCTGAGCCGGGAGAACCGGGAGCTCCTGGAGCGCAGCCTGGAGAGCCGAGACCACCTACACCGGGAGCAGCGCGAGTACCT gGACCAGCTCAATGCATTGCGCCGTGAGAAGCAGAAGCTGGTGGAGAAGATCATGGACCAGTACCGAGTACTGGAGCCTGGGCCCCTGCCCCGGACCAA GAAGGGCAGCTGGTTGGCAGACAAGGTGAAGAGGCTGATGCGGCCCCGGCGGGAGGGGGGCCCCCATGGGGGCCCACGCCTGGGGGCCGATGGGGCTGGCAGCCCTGAGAGCCTGGGGGGCCCCCCTGAGGCGGAGCTCTCCGAGGGCAGGGAGGCAGATAGGACAG CGGCGTCTAGGACCTCAGAGCAGCAGAAGATTTTAGTGAGAGGTCATTTATCCCAGTCAGCAGATGAAGAAGCCGAGTCCCAGGGAGGGGACAttccttgctcaaggtcacaca GGTCCCCCTCACCAGCACCCATGCGCCGGGCCCagagctccctctgcctgcgggATGAGACCCTGGCAGGGGGGCAGCGGCGGAAACTCAGCTCACGATTCCCTGTGGGGCGAAGCTCTGAGTCATTCAGCCCCGGGGATACCCCCCGGCAGCGATTCCGACAGCGTAGGCCAGGCCCCCTGGGTGCACCCACATCCCATGACAAAG GACCAGGCGTGGGATGGGATGGCTCCATTGAGACCCTATCTGAAAACCAAGCAGATGCCAATGGAGAGG GCCTCGAGGTACAGGAGCCGGAGAAACACCCTCTCGCCCCTTCCCTCAGTCAGTGA
- the CCDC88B gene encoding coiled-coil domain-containing protein 88B isoform X6: MDGGKGPRLKDFLSGSLATWALGLASLVGEAAEPEGEEDEEGEGPFCPEKKLLHLSDGALLLRVLGIIAPSSRGGPRMARGCDGPAARRVQNLNHLWVRLRDFYQEELQLLILSPPPDLQALESDPFSEEAVEELEGILRLLLGASVQCEHRELFIRHIQGLGLEVQSELAAAIQEVTQPGAGGVLALAGPEPGDLEPPELEMLFRNLMGALLRLARERDMGAQRLAELLLEREPAPLLPEAPARSPPEGPAHHLALQLANTKAQLRRLRQELEEKAELLLDSQAEVQDLEAEIRRLRQEAQVLSGQAKRAELYREEVEALRERAGRLLRLQEELRRCRERLQVAEACKSQLEEERVLSGALEASKALLEEQLEAAQERCARLHETQRENLLLRTRLGEAHAELDTLRHQVDQLAEENVELELELQRSLEPPLGFPWEASVPGAAPSLHDEVREAEAGRLQILERENRELRGLLQLLQRQPGGQRPLLEEQSEDSLVAELDGAPQTCLASDLGPQGLAGQVEDEGTQASDPAPPVSDSALERLAVHPQASDLDLRVIERPLQLAAMAPQTSDLTLQESGPTVATQKCPENAGHGALLQIPTSVVSLQGPGLEIQAELLGGEAGESGPKAREGPASKPGPPEVSLRVQLEEQETPGQGLELPKGQRDARGDEQKLEGMIGDPAQQNPQQESEGALEAQTWQGPISGEISSGGVPEQEALREEVAQLRREAEALRAELEAQARRLEARGMEAARLSEELAQARKTEAEAHREVEAQAREQARLREAVEAAGRELEAASQEREALAEALAAAGRERRQWEREAPRLRARAETAEEQLQELESQDRRHQQEAERERQALREELEKAMVRGRELGARLEHLQSELEQAALERQEFLREQEFQHQRYQGLEQRLETELQAAAISKEEALRELKTRALQLEEELVQLRQGPEGLGLEGHAEPRTLQAQSGRLIEVERSNATLVAEKVALQGQLQHLEGQLGSLQGRAQELLLQSQRAQEYSSRLQAEKSVLEMQGQELHRKLGVLEEEVRVARQSQEETRGQQQALLRDHEALAQLQRRQEAELEGLLVRHRDLKANMRALELAHRELQGRHEQLQAQRANVEAQEVALLAERERLMQDGHRQRGLEEELRRLQSEHERAQMLLAEVSRERGELQGERGELRGRLARLELERAQLEVQSQRLRESNQQLDLSACRLTTQCELLTELRSAQEEENRQLLAEVQALSRENRELLERSLESRDHLHREQREYLDQLNALRREKQKLVEKIMDQYRVLEPGPLPRTNGV; the protein is encoded by the exons ATGGATGGGGGCAAGGGGCCCAGACTCAAAGACTTCCTGAGTGGGAGCCTGGCCACCTGG GCACTAGGACTGGCCAGCCTGGTGGGAGAGGCCGCGGAGCCCGAGGGGGAAGAGGATGAGGAAGGAGAGGGGCCCTTTTGCCCGGAGAAGAAGCTCTTGCATCTCAGCGATGGGGCCTTGCTCCTTCGGGTACTGGGCATCAT AGCTCCTAGTTCTCGAGGTGGACCTCGGATGGCCAGGGGCTGTGATGGTCCTGCAGCCAGGCGGGTGCAAAACTTGAACCACCTGTGGGTCAGGCTGAGGGACTTCTACCAG GAGGAGCTGCAGCTGCTGATCCTGTCGCCGCCCCCAGACCTCCAGGCATTGGAGTCTGACCCCTTCTCAG AGGAGGCGGTGGAGGAGTTGGAAGGCATCCTCCGGCTGTTGCTGGGGGCGTCAGTGcag TGTGAGCACCGGGAACTCTTCATCCGACACATCCAGGGCCTCGGTCTTGAGGTCCAGAGTGAGCTGGCTGCTGCCATCCAGGAG GTGACCcagcctggggcaggtggggtgcTGGCGCTGGCTGGGCCTGAGCCTGGGGATCTGGAGCCGCCAGAGCTGGAGATGCTGTTCCGGAACCTGATGGGGGCTTTGTTAAGGCTGGCACGGGAGCGTGATATGGGGGCCCAG CGTCTGGCTGAACTGCTGCTGGAGAGAGAGCCAGCCCCCTTGTTGCCAGAGGCTCCTGCCAGGAGTCCCCCCGAGGGCCCAGCACACCACCTGGCCCTGCAGCTGGCCAACACCAAGGCCCAGCTGCGGCGCCTGAGGCAAGAGCT GGAGGAGAAGGCCGAGCTGCTGCTCGACTCCCAGGCGGAGGTGCAGGACTTGGAGGCCGAGATCCGAAGGCTCCGCCAGGAG GCCCAGGTGCTGTCGGGACAGGCCAAGCGGGCCGAACTGTACCGCGAGGAGGTGGAGGCCTTGCGGGAGCGGGCCGGTCGCTTGCTCCGCCTGCAGGAGGAGCTGCGACGCTGTCGCGAGCGGCTACAGGTGGCGGAGGCCTGCAAAAGCCAGCTGGAG GAGGAACGGGTGCTCTCCGGGGCTCTGGAAGCCTCCAAGGCGCTTCTGGAGGAGCAGCTGGAGGCTGCTCAAGAGCGCTGTGCTAGGCTGCATGAGACTCAGCGTGAGAATCTGCTGCTGCGGACCCGTTTGGGCGAGGCCCATGCG gagCTGGACACTCTGCGGCATCAGGTGGACCAGCTGGCAGAGGAGAAtgtggagctggagctggagcttcAGCGGAGCCTGGAGCCACCTCTGGGCTTTCCTTGGGAGG CATCTGTGCCAGGAGCAGCTCCCTCACTTCATGAtgaagtgagagaggcagaggctgggcGGCTGCAGATCCTGGAGCGGGAGAATCGGGAGCTTAGGGGTCTGCTACAGTTGCTACAAAGGCAGCCTgggggccag CGCCCCCTGCTGGAGGAGCAGAGCGAGGACTCCTTGGTTGCAGAGCTGGATGGGGCTCCTCAGACTTGCCTGGCCTCAGACCTGGGCCCCCAGGGTTTGGCTGGCCAGGTGGAGGATGAAGGCACCCAGGCCTCGGACCCGGCTCCCCCGGTATCAGACTCCGCCCTTGAGAGATTAGCTGTGCATCCCCAGGCTTCTGATTTAGACCTGCGGGTGATAGAGAGGCCCCTCCAGCTGGCTGCCATGGCCCCCCAGACCTCAGACTTGACGCTCCAGGAATCAGGCCCCACTGTAGCAACACAGAAGTGCCCAGAGAATGCTGGCCATGGAGCCCTTCTCCAGATTCCCACCTCTGTGGTCTCGCTTCAAGGTCCAGGGCTGGAAATTCAGGCCGAGCTGTTGGGAGGAGAGGCTGGAGAGTCAGGGCCCAAAGCCCGGGAGGGCCCTGCAAGCAAGCCTGGACCCCCAGAGGTCAGCCTACGTGTGCaactggaggagcaggagaccCCAGGCCAAGGGCTGGAACTACCCAAAGGGCAGAGAGATGCCAGAGGGGATGAACAGAAGCTGGAGGGGATGATTGGTGACCCAGCCCAGCAAAATCCACAGCAGGAGTCTGAGGGGGCTCTGGAGGCACAGACCTGGCAGGGGCCAATCTCAGGGGAGATCTCGTCTGGTGGAGTCCCAGAGCAAGAGGCCCTGAGGGAGGAGGTGGCACAGCTCAGGAGAGAGGCTGAGGCACTTCGGGCGGAGCTAGAGGCCCAGGCCCGGAGGCTGGAGGCCCGAGGCATGGAGGCTGCCCGCCTCTCTGAGGAGCTGGCTCAGGCACGGAAGACAGAAGCCGAGGCCCACAGGGAGGTGGAGGCCCAGGCCCGGGAACAGGCTCGGCTGCGGGAGGCAGTAGAGGCAGCAGGCCGGGAGCTGGAGGCTGCGTCTCAGGAACGAGAGGCACTGGCAGaggccctggcagccgcaggccgaGAGCGGAGACAGTGGGAGCGCGAGGCACCCAGACTCCGGGCCCGGGCTGAGACAGCTGAGGAGCAGCTGCAAgagctggagagccaggatcgccGGCACCAGcaggaggctgagagggagaggcaggccctcAGGGAG GAGCTAGAGAAGGCGATGGTGCGGGGCCGGGAGCTGGGAGCCCGGCTGGAACACCTGCAGAGTGAGCTGGAACAGGCGGCTCTGGAACGCCAGGAATTTCTGCGGGAACAAGAGTTCCAGCACCAGAG GTACCAGGGCCTGGAGCAGCGGCTGGAAACAGAGCTGCAGGCAGCAGCCATCAGCAAGGAGGAAGCCCTGAGGGAGCTCAAGACCAGGGCCctgcagctggaggaggagctggtccag CTGCGCCAGGGCCCGGAGGGGCTGGGGCTAGAGGGGCACGCTGAGCCCAGGACCCTACAGGCCCAGAGTGGGCGGCTCATCGAGGTGGAGCGCAGT AATGCAACACTGGTGGCCGAGAAGGTGGCTCTGCAGGGGCAGCTGCAGCACCTGGAGGGGCAGCTGGGAAGCCTGCAGGGGCGTGCCCAGGAGCTCCTGCTGCAGAGCCAGCGTGCGCAGGAGTACAGCAGCCGCCTGCAG GCTGAGAAGTCTGTGCTGGAGAtgcagggccaggagctgcacagGAAGCTGGGGGTGCTGGAGGAGGAGGTGCGGGTGGCACGGCAGTCCCAGGAGGAGACCCGGGGGCAGCAGCAGGCTCTGCTGCGGGATCACGAGGCACTGGCACAGCTGCAGCGGCGGCAGGAGGCCGAGCTGGAGGGACTCCTGGTCCGGCACCGCGATCTCAAGGCTAACATGCGGGCGCTGGAGCTGGCCCATCGGGAGCTGCAGGGCCG GCATGAGCAGCTGCAGGCCCAGAGGGCCAATGTGGAGGCCCAGGAGGTGGCCCTGCTGGCAGAGCGGGAACGCCTGATGCAGGATGGGCATCGGCAGCGTGGACTGGAGGAGGAGCTGCGGAGGCTGCAGAGCGAGCATGAGAG GGCTCAGATGCTGCTGGCAGAGGTGTCGCGGGAGCGGGGGGAGCTGCAGGGAGAACGTGGGGAGCTGCGGGGCCGGCTGGCGCGGCTGGAGCTGGAGCGGGCACAGCTGGAGGTGCAGAGCCAGAGACTGCGTGAATCCAACCAGCAGCTGGACCTGAGCGCCTGCCGGCTGACCACGCAGTGCGAG CTGTTGACAGAGCTCCGGAGCGCTCAGGAAGAGGAGAACCGGCAGCTGTTGGCTGAGGTGCAGGCGCTGAGCCGGGAGAACCGGGAGCTCCTGGAGCGCAGCCTGGAGAGCCGAGACCACCTACACCGGGAGCAGCGCGAGTACCT gGACCAGCTCAATGCATTGCGCCGTGAGAAGCAGAAGCTGGTGGAGAAGATCATGGACCAGTACCGAGTACTGGAGCCTGGGCCCCTGCCCCGGACCAA CGGCGTCTAG